Proteins encoded by one window of Nitrospinota bacterium:
- a CDS encoding MBL fold metallo-hydrolase, translating into MTEEMDTSKPVEIADGIYWVGFNDKAAGFHCNPYLLIDGDQAILFDPGSVPHFPVVLSKVCRLVEFKQISHIIVTHQDPDLCAAIPRFEELIFGTGGECQVVAHSRATVLIAHYGVRSDFFHVDQNDWKLTLRSGRELKFIFTPYLHFPGAYMTYDTKSKILFSGDLFGGFSFDWSLYANDYYMEAMKAFHENYMPSNQILRSGMNKLDKLDISMIASQHGSIINKDVRKYIDALKNLDCGDYIYSQTE; encoded by the coding sequence ATGACCGAAGAGATGGACACTTCAAAGCCGGTGGAAATAGCCGACGGCATTTACTGGGTCGGCTTTAACGACAAAGCCGCCGGTTTCCACTGCAACCCTTACCTTTTGATAGATGGAGACCAGGCGATCCTGTTCGATCCCGGTTCCGTGCCGCATTTTCCAGTGGTGCTCTCAAAGGTGTGCCGGCTTGTGGAGTTCAAGCAGATAAGCCACATAATCGTCACCCACCAGGATCCGGACCTTTGCGCGGCCATCCCGCGGTTTGAGGAGCTTATTTTCGGGACTGGCGGTGAGTGCCAGGTTGTCGCCCATTCCAGGGCCACGGTGCTTATCGCCCATTACGGCGTCCGGTCCGATTTTTTCCATGTGGACCAGAACGACTGGAAATTGACCCTCCGGTCTGGCAGGGAATTGAAGTTCATCTTCACCCCGTACCTGCACTTCCCCGGGGCGTACATGACGTATGACACGAAGAGCAAAATATTGTTCTCCGGAGACCTGTTCGGCGGATTCTCTTTTGACTGGAGCCTGTACGCCAACGATTACTATATGGAAGCGATGAAGGCGTTCCACGAGAACTACATGCCCAGCAACCAGATACTGCGCAGCGGCATGAACAAGCTGGACAAGCTGGACATCAGCATGATCGCCTCCCAGCACGGTTCGATAATAAACAAGGACGTGCGCAAGTATATCGACGCGTTGAAAAACCTGGATTGCGGCGACTACATCTATTCGCAAACGGAGTAA
- a CDS encoding helix-turn-helix domain-containing protein, which yields MKPADVRTLDHYALLNLPYSARQDEVERAYMHLTSVYAENSRACCGAISEVEREWIARRIQEAYDTLTDAARRAEYDATMRESGDHGRIGPKAASGPDGSHAEHQPARVEGGNGAVSRRKEPTVNPAFTSGAISGSHLRNIRLARGASLDEISAMTKVKKAYLEAIESENFKSFPAPVFLKGFLKAYAKALGLDPEEISSKYNAGG from the coding sequence ATGAAACCGGCCGACGTAAGGACACTGGACCACTACGCCCTGCTTAACCTGCCGTATTCCGCCAGGCAGGACGAGGTTGAGCGGGCGTACATGCACCTGACGTCGGTGTATGCGGAGAACTCCAGGGCGTGCTGCGGCGCCATCTCCGAGGTTGAGAGGGAATGGATCGCGCGGCGGATACAGGAGGCGTATGACACGCTGACCGACGCCGCCCGGCGGGCTGAATATGACGCCACGATGCGCGAATCCGGGGATCATGGCCGAATCGGCCCGAAAGCCGCCTCCGGTCCGGATGGGAGCCATGCCGAGCATCAGCCTGCAAGAGTGGAAGGAGGCAACGGCGCAGTTTCAAGGCGCAAGGAGCCCACGGTCAATCCGGCCTTCACCTCCGGCGCCATATCAGGCTCCCACCTTCGCAATATCCGGCTGGCCAGAGGGGCGTCGCTGGACGAGATATCGGCAATGACCAAGGTGAAGAAAGCATATCTGGAGGCCATAGAAAGCGAAAATTTCAAAAGCTTTCCCGCCCCGGTGTTCCTCAAGGGTTTTTTAAAGGCTTACGCCAAGGCCCTCGGGCTTGATCCGGAGGAGATAAGCTCGAAGTACAACGCGGGGGGATAG
- a CDS encoding P-loop NTPase — MDASGASPFKFGAWAGIARHGEKLILSDIEAGLEKIIWTFGGGKGGCGKTFIAANLAISLAKEGSEVVLFDGGFGSANAHSALGIKPPTKTLSDFTRGDVADLADLLVPSPVKHLSLLPAAADFLTAANISYALKSKIIKRMKTLKCDHLLVDIGPGVNFNGVDLFLESDAGVIVITPEPAAIELAYRFIRAAVYRRLKASADRPLFEQIVDEYLESRKEGNLVAAVEGALEKIAKMDPAQAMRMERNLYGMDLYLVVNMARDHHDRYIGHSICEIVKKFYGLEMSYSGHIPYDDRATLSARRGRPFIREYEKSETTACFNLVLKDILGRVSEKMRAKVQQLNLINA; from the coding sequence GTGGACGCAAGTGGCGCCTCACCATTCAAATTCGGGGCATGGGCGGGGATCGCCCGCCATGGAGAAAAACTCATCTTGTCGGACATCGAAGCCGGGCTGGAAAAAATAATCTGGACTTTCGGCGGGGGCAAAGGGGGGTGCGGCAAGACGTTCATCGCCGCAAACCTGGCCATCTCGCTGGCCAAAGAGGGGAGCGAGGTTGTCCTCTTCGATGGCGGCTTTGGTTCTGCAAACGCCCATTCGGCCCTTGGTATCAAGCCCCCCACAAAGACACTTTCGGATTTCACCCGGGGGGACGTGGCCGACCTTGCGGACCTGCTGGTCCCGTCGCCGGTAAAGCATCTTAGCCTTCTTCCGGCGGCGGCGGACTTCCTGACGGCGGCCAACATAAGTTATGCGCTAAAATCAAAGATCATCAAGCGCATGAAGACCTTGAAGTGCGACCATCTTCTTGTGGACATCGGGCCCGGGGTCAACTTCAACGGGGTGGACCTGTTTTTGGAGTCGGACGCGGGGGTGATCGTCATCACCCCGGAGCCTGCCGCCATAGAGCTTGCCTACCGTTTCATCCGGGCGGCTGTGTACCGCAGGCTCAAAGCGTCGGCGGACAGGCCGCTTTTCGAGCAGATCGTGGACGAATACCTGGAAAGCCGCAAGGAGGGCAACCTTGTGGCGGCCGTGGAAGGGGCGCTCGAGAAGATCGCCAAGATGGATCCGGCGCAGGCCATGCGCATGGAGAGAAACCTTTACGGCATGGACCTTTACCTTGTGGTGAACATGGCGAGGGACCATCATGACAGGTACATCGGCCATTCCATTTGCGAGATAGTGAAGAAATTCTACGGGCTGGAGATGTCCTACTCCGGGCACATCCCATACGACGACAGGGCCACCTTGTCCGCAAGGCGCGGGAGGCCTTTTATCCGCGAATACGAGAAGAGCGAGACCACCGCCTGTTTCAACCTCGTCCTCAAGGACATACTGGGCCGCGTATCCGAAAAGATGCGGGCGAAGGTCCAGCAGCTCAACCTTATCAACGCATGA
- a CDS encoding leucyl aminopeptidase gives MKFIVSACDLAKVKTEGLVVPMFEGEKIAGDIKTLDGALGGFIARSAKNGVFEGKYGQSLSTDSLGNAPAGKITLAGMGKREELTLERVRQAAGGSARTMRNAGIRNFATGLAMIRPGGVDEQSVAQAVAEGTTLALYSFENFKSEKSKKKIENILAAARSKSDEPRLQKGVDKGVILAEAACMARDLINLPGNVVTPTYLAEKARETANKYRLKCTVFGPKEIEKRKMGGLMAVAKGSRQPARFIILEYMKGPKNQKPVALVGKGLTFDTGGISIKPSERMEEMKADMSGGAAVIGAIRAAAALKLKANIVGLIPSTENMPGGSATKPGDVATSLSGVTMEIINTDAEGRLILSDALAYSKKFDPDCVVDIATLTGACMVALGYYASGLFGNDDQLIEQIREAGEATGERCWPMPLWPEYEEQIKSEVADIKNVGPRWGGAITAAAFLKKHVSGKWAHLDIAGTAYNTEKGRPYLSYGGVGIGVRQMISFIEKRLGL, from the coding sequence ATGAAATTCATCGTTTCGGCCTGTGATCTGGCCAAAGTCAAAACAGAAGGTCTTGTGGTCCCGATGTTCGAGGGGGAAAAGATAGCAGGAGATATCAAGACGCTGGACGGGGCGCTTGGGGGCTTTATCGCCCGGTCGGCCAAGAACGGCGTGTTCGAGGGGAAATATGGCCAGTCGCTTTCCACCGACTCTTTGGGAAACGCGCCAGCCGGCAAAATAACGCTTGCCGGCATGGGCAAACGGGAGGAACTTACGCTTGAAAGGGTGCGCCAGGCGGCCGGAGGATCCGCTAGGACGATGCGCAACGCCGGGATCCGGAATTTTGCGACCGGCCTTGCCATGATACGCCCCGGCGGGGTGGACGAACAGTCCGTGGCGCAGGCGGTGGCCGAGGGGACGACGCTGGCTTTGTATTCTTTCGAGAATTTCAAATCGGAAAAGTCCAAAAAGAAAATCGAAAACATCCTTGCCGCCGCGCGCTCGAAAAGCGACGAGCCAAGGCTTCAAAAAGGGGTGGACAAAGGGGTGATCCTGGCCGAGGCGGCATGCATGGCGCGCGACCTTATCAACCTTCCGGGCAACGTGGTCACCCCCACATATCTTGCGGAGAAGGCGCGGGAGACCGCGAACAAGTACCGGCTCAAATGCACGGTGTTCGGCCCGAAGGAGATCGAGAAGCGCAAGATGGGGGGCCTTATGGCCGTGGCGAAGGGAAGCCGTCAGCCCGCCCGTTTCATCATCCTTGAATATATGAAGGGGCCGAAGAATCAAAAGCCGGTGGCTCTCGTGGGCAAGGGGCTAACGTTCGACACCGGCGGAATATCCATAAAGCCGTCGGAGCGTATGGAGGAGATGAAGGCGGACATGTCCGGCGGGGCGGCGGTGATCGGGGCCATCCGCGCGGCGGCGGCCTTGAAGCTCAAGGCGAACATCGTGGGGCTTATCCCCTCCACGGAGAACATGCCCGGCGGCTCCGCCACAAAACCGGGAGACGTGGCCACATCCCTTTCCGGCGTGACCATGGAGATAATCAACACCGACGCGGAAGGAAGACTCATCCTCTCCGACGCGCTGGCCTATTCAAAAAAGTTCGATCCGGACTGCGTGGTGGACATCGCCACCCTCACCGGGGCCTGCATGGTGGCGCTGGGCTACTACGCATCCGGCCTGTTCGGCAACGACGACCAGCTCATCGAGCAGATCCGCGAGGCGGGCGAGGCCACCGGGGAGCGCTGCTGGCCCATGCCGCTGTGGCCGGAGTATGAAGAACAGATAAAAAGCGAAGTGGCGGACATAAAGAACGTGGGGCCGCGCTGGGGGGGCGCCATCACTGCGGCGGCCTTTCTAAAAAAACACGTCTCCGGCAAATGGGCGCATCTGGACATCGCCGGGACCGCGTACAACACCGAAAAGGGCCGCCCGTACCTTTCATACGGCGGCGTCGGGATCGGAGTGCGCCAGATGATAAGCTTCATCGAAAAGAGGCTCGGCCTTTAA
- a CDS encoding hydrogenase maturation nickel metallochaperone HypA, whose amino-acid sequence MSIAMNVARIVENEAREKNAARVTSVTVDLGELSGVAAEALEFCYEAAVKGTLAEGSRLIINRIAPQAVCSGCQEKFSPQAAFFECPRCGEFGAKLAAGEELCVREMEIG is encoded by the coding sequence ATGTCCATCGCCATGAACGTGGCGCGGATAGTGGAGAACGAGGCGCGGGAGAAAAACGCCGCCCGGGTGACGAGCGTCACCGTGGACCTGGGCGAACTTTCGGGCGTGGCCGCCGAAGCGCTGGAGTTTTGTTACGAGGCCGCTGTCAAAGGGACACTGGCGGAAGGGAGCAGGCTTATTATAAACAGGATCGCCCCGCAGGCGGTATGCTCCGGGTGCCAGGAGAAGTTTTCGCCGCAGGCGGCGTTCTTCGAATGCCCCAGGTGCGGCGAGTTTGGCGCGAAGCTTGCCGCAGGCGAGGAGCTTTGTGTGCGTGAAATGGAAATCGGATAA
- the hypB gene encoding hydrogenase nickel incorporation protein HypB, whose product MTQVVQVKKDVLSKNARIAEENRRIFASRGLSVINFVSSPGAGKTTLLQRTINDLKAKTGFAVIEGDQETDNDAKKIAQTGVPVVQVNTLSACHLDAEMTRRGFDSLKLDGAAMLLIENVGNLVCPASYDLGEKMKVVVMSVTEGEDKPLKYPKMFRVSSALVMTKADLLPHVDYDLAMAVDYAKKVNPSLAVFTVSAKTGEGLGAWYDFLLSQRHEP is encoded by the coding sequence ATGACGCAGGTAGTGCAGGTCAAAAAGGACGTCCTTTCGAAAAACGCGCGGATCGCGGAGGAGAACCGCCGCATATTCGCATCGAGGGGCCTTTCGGTGATAAATTTCGTAAGCTCCCCCGGCGCCGGGAAAACAACCCTGCTCCAGCGGACCATAAACGATTTGAAAGCCAAGACCGGCTTTGCCGTGATCGAAGGGGACCAGGAGACGGACAACGATGCGAAAAAAATCGCTCAGACCGGGGTCCCCGTGGTGCAGGTGAACACCTTGTCCGCCTGCCATCTGGACGCGGAGATGACCCGCAGGGGCTTTGATTCGCTTAAGCTGGACGGCGCGGCAATGCTGCTCATCGAAAACGTGGGCAACCTCGTCTGCCCCGCCTCCTACGACCTTGGGGAGAAGATGAAGGTGGTGGTGATGTCCGTAACGGAAGGCGAGGACAAGCCGTTAAAATACCCGAAGATGTTCCGCGTCTCCTCCGCGCTGGTGATGACCAAGGCGGACCTTCTGCCGCATGTTGATTACGACCTGGCCATGGCCGTGGATTACGCGAAAAAGGTGAATCCGTCCCTTGCGGTGTTCACCGTGTCCGCCAAAACAGGCGAGGGGCTGGGGGCGTGGTACGATTTCCTGCTGTCGCAGCGCCATGAGCCATGA
- the hypF gene encoding carbamoyltransferase HypF, with the protein MSHDPALVRNVITVTGVVQGVGFRPFIFNLAARLGVCGHVQNTSRGVEIEAEGNSGAVESFERAITENAPPLAHIVSIQSRNTAALGTNGFSIAESRSDAAKLISAPPDSDVCDDCLREMFDPADRRHRYPFINCVNCGPRFTIITSVPYDRPNTTMSHFAMCNECRAEYGNPADRRFHAQPVACPACGPKLDLRDGGFNVIQCADPVKETIAILADGRVVAIKGIGGYHLAVDALNDESVATLRQRKRRDEKPFAIMAGSVETLKRFAHVSGKEEALLKSRPHPITLLRKTGDSVMAAVAPRNKLIGAMLPYSPLHHLLFDNAPFGALVMTSANVSDDPIVHTEDDARDRLAGIADYYLTHDRPIHNRADDSIEKVMDTGPVIIRRSRGYTPVPVMLDKEYPDILAVGGELKNTFCVVKGDRAYISQHNGDLKYESAMEAFKDGVGRMLDILGAKPEAVAFDMHPDYMSGHFAREMDIPVKHGVQHHHAHFASLMAEKHFDGEGIGIIFDGTGYGADGAIWGGEFLTGGARGFKRLGATRPVPLLGGDMAVKEPYRIALAVLFDLFENDLPPLPLQWLRELDSNRIDLFRSMAKRSVNAPLSHGMGRMFDAAAALCGVRHISSFEGQAAMELEMAVAKGGFESYPFWIEPYLDIAALDLSPSFRAITGDLIKGVPAGVMAARFHETVARGALAMTKQIRDKTGLDDVFLSGGVFQNSVLTDRLKFILDAEGFRVFTHGRAPSNDGGISLGQALITAKMIG; encoded by the coding sequence ATGAGCCATGATCCGGCCCTGGTACGAAATGTCATAACCGTAACAGGCGTCGTCCAGGGGGTGGGCTTCCGCCCTTTCATTTTCAACCTCGCCGCAAGGCTCGGCGTTTGCGGCCACGTGCAAAACACATCGCGCGGGGTGGAAATCGAGGCGGAAGGGAATTCCGGCGCTGTTGAATCTTTCGAGCGGGCCATAACGGAAAACGCTCCGCCGCTGGCCCATATTGTTTCCATCCAGTCGCGAAATACGGCCGCGCTGGGAACTAACGGGTTCTCAATAGCGGAGAGCAGATCGGACGCCGCAAAGCTTATCTCCGCCCCGCCGGACTCGGACGTTTGCGACGACTGCCTCCGCGAGATGTTCGATCCGGCGGACAGGCGCCACCGATATCCGTTCATCAACTGCGTCAACTGCGGCCCGCGTTTCACCATCATAACGTCCGTGCCATACGACAGGCCGAACACCACGATGTCACACTTCGCCATGTGCAACGAATGCCGCGCCGAATACGGCAATCCGGCTGACCGGCGTTTCCACGCGCAACCTGTCGCATGCCCCGCGTGCGGCCCGAAGCTTGATTTGCGAGACGGCGGTTTCAACGTGATCCAATGCGCCGACCCTGTGAAGGAGACTATCGCAATACTGGCCGATGGGCGCGTGGTGGCGATCAAGGGGATCGGCGGGTATCACCTGGCCGTGGACGCTCTCAACGATGAATCAGTCGCCACCTTGCGCCAGCGCAAGCGCCGCGACGAAAAACCGTTCGCAATAATGGCCGGCTCTGTTGAAACGCTGAAACGTTTCGCGCATGTCTCCGGAAAGGAGGAGGCGCTTTTAAAAAGCCGCCCCCATCCCATCACGCTTTTGCGGAAGACCGGCGATTCCGTGATGGCCGCAGTGGCCCCGCGCAACAAATTGATCGGCGCCATGCTCCCCTACTCTCCTCTCCATCATCTGCTTTTCGACAATGCTCCTTTCGGCGCGCTGGTGATGACCAGCGCCAACGTGAGCGACGACCCCATCGTCCACACGGAAGATGACGCGCGTGACCGCCTCGCCGGGATCGCGGATTATTACCTCACGCACGACCGCCCCATCCACAACCGCGCCGACGATTCCATCGAAAAGGTGATGGACACCGGTCCTGTCATAATCCGCAGGTCGCGCGGCTACACCCCTGTCCCGGTGATGCTGGACAAGGAATATCCGGACATCCTTGCGGTGGGGGGCGAATTGAAAAACACCTTCTGCGTCGTCAAGGGGGACAGGGCGTACATAAGCCAGCACAACGGCGACCTTAAATACGAGTCCGCAATGGAAGCCTTCAAGGACGGCGTTGGGCGGATGCTCGATATCCTTGGCGCAAAACCGGAGGCGGTGGCCTTTGACATGCACCCCGATTACATGAGCGGCCATTTCGCCAGGGAGATGGACATCCCGGTCAAACACGGCGTTCAGCACCACCACGCCCACTTCGCCTCGCTGATGGCTGAAAAACATTTTGACGGCGAAGGGATCGGTATAATTTTCGACGGCACGGGATACGGCGCGGACGGGGCCATATGGGGTGGTGAATTTCTTACCGGCGGCGCGCGGGGGTTCAAAAGGCTCGGCGCCACGCGGCCCGTCCCTCTTTTGGGTGGCGACATGGCCGTGAAGGAGCCATACAGGATCGCGCTGGCCGTGCTTTTCGATCTTTTTGAAAATGACCTCCCGCCGCTTCCGCTGCAATGGCTCCGGGAGTTGGACTCAAATCGCATAGACTTGTTCCGCTCGATGGCCAAGCGAAGTGTCAACGCTCCTCTTTCCCACGGGATGGGCCGGATGTTCGACGCGGCCGCGGCGCTTTGCGGCGTGCGCCACATCTCCTCTTTCGAGGGGCAGGCGGCCATGGAGCTTGAAATGGCGGTTGCCAAGGGTGGGTTTGAAAGTTATCCTTTCTGGATAGAGCCTTATCTGGACATCGCGGCGCTGGATTTATCGCCCTCGTTCCGCGCCATCACCGGTGATCTGATTAAGGGGGTTCCGGCGGGGGTGATGGCGGCAAGGTTCCATGAGACCGTGGCGCGGGGAGCTTTGGCGATGACAAAGCAAATCCGCGATAAAACGGGGCTTGATGACGTTTTCCTTTCGGGCGGCGTGTTCCAGAACTCCGTGCTGACGGATAGGCTGAAATTTATTCTCGATGCTGAGGGTTTCAGGGTCTTCACCCATGGCCGGGCCCCGTCCAACGACGGCGGCATATCGCTCGGCCAGGCCCTCATCACCGCAAAAATGATAGGATGA